The following is a genomic window from Vitis vinifera cultivar Pinot Noir 40024 chromosome 6, ASM3070453v1.
CGAGAGGTATAATTCCTGCAAAGAGGATAAGCTCCCAATTGATTCTGGAATTGGACTGTGAAATGCATTAGACCATAATTGAAGATATCTTAAATTCTTAAGATGCCCCAATGAATCTGGCAGGTTTCCAGTCAGTTTATTGAATCCCAAATCCAGATTCTCTAAGGTACTGTAAGAGCATGCAGATAAGCCATCGAGGAACTCAGTTATCTCACCAGAAAGTTTGTTAACAGAAAGAATCAATGTCTGCAAATAGCACAAATTTCCTAGTGTTCTCAGAAACTCTCCTTCAATGTTCGATTTCTTGGACAAATAAAGTAGCTAGAGAGAAGTGAAGTTTTGGAATGCATCTGGGAGTCCACCTTGGAGGTTGTTGGAGTTGAGATCAAGGTACACAAGGCTACTGAGATTAAATAACCAGTGAGGAATGGTGGAGTCAAACCCATTGTTTGAGAGATCAAGAACGGAAGAGAGGTAAAATTGAGAAATGGAAGAGAAAGAGGAAGGTTGGAAAGTTAACAGTTGGGCATGTGCAACTCCAAAAGAGAATGTAAAGTATTAACAGTCTGGAGCCAGTAGGCTGCAGCCTTGCTGAGATCAATACCTCCCAAGTTAAGGTACTTCAAAGAAGAAAGGCCTGATAGCCATTCCAGGCTATTCTTGTTTGTTTCGATAAAGTATGTGTTGAGATCAAGGTAGCGCAAGTTTGAGAGGTTTGCAATATTTTTAGGGATTATACCATCAAAGGACGCTCCAGAGAGATTGAGATATCTCAACTTCCCAAGTGATCtaatgaattttggaatttccattccttcaaaattattCATGCTGAGGTCAAGATAATTCAGATATTTCAAATTGAGCAAAGAAGGATTGATCTCACCGCCCAACTCGCTAACTGTTCCATCGCCCTCCAAACTGTTTGGGAATGGGTTGCCAAGTTTGAGCTTGATGACACATCCAGTCCTGTTATAGCAGCTAACTCCTCTCCTTTTACAACAATCTTCTCCGACCCAAGATGACAACCGACCTGAAGGATCTGTGAGGCCTTGTTTGAACTTGAGAAGTGCTTCCTTCTCAACTTCTAGGCAATCCATGTTTTGATTGGCATCACATGAGCTGAGTTTAATTGTTCCTTGGGACGAAAACCCAGATAGTAGGAGGGAAAGAAATTGAGTAATGACATTGCACATGATTATGTTATGATCAATGTGTAAGAGGGAGAGTTTCTCTTCTATCCAACAGAATGCTGAATTAGTCTACTTATAGAACAAACTAGGTGtcagggggggaggggggggagGGGAAGATTTAGTTGGTTGATGTGGTTAGGACATTTGACGCCTACATGGTGTTGCTAGAAGTCAATATGGAAATGCTTTGCCCTTTTGTAGACGCTAGAATGtgaacatttttttataggttACGATGTGAACATTAGAAACTGTACGAGGAAGTGTGACATGCAATACCTTGTTCCGAAAGGAGGAAAAACTTTCTGACATCCTCACCAGCTACTAAATTGAGAACTCTATTCCCATTTGACATTATCCTGACTGTTATACAtacaatatatttccaaaaacacagttaaaataattttttaaatttatatctaAACATCACGTGACTATTCTCTTTTAAtacatttataataataaaactattaataaaaacattataagtaaAATCGGTTTAATTAAAATCGCTTCCAAATGAActcaagtctttttttttctagtctTATACTTTTTTTCTACGCGTTATTTCTCCTCTTGTCCACTAAGATAGCTAAATGGAAGAGGGTCAATGCCCACTATTGACTTGGGGCTCCACTAAGATAGCTAAATAGAAAAGGGTCAATGTCCACTACTGACTTGGGGTGAATGCTAAGGAATGCAGCTTAAAATTTTAgtacttaaatttaatatttgtaagtcatatgaatgacttgaagcatgtaatatatataaatacacatgttcatacttgaaatattgcatttttttggattattagtttaatttaatggaGATGAATATTTAGTTGAAAAGTTACAatgtattattgaaaatatgacTTGATAGTTGATTATGGATGTgtcatttttagtataaaaaaaattaatttgtaacgttttatattaataatatattattcttGTAACAGGTTCAAATAGTAAGCAAGTCATTATCAAAGAAGTTATTAAAAGTGTAAGTGTACGTTTATTTATTGCATACTCTTATATAGTATCAattataaggaaaataaaattacctTGTAAaggtaattaaatttttatatattttaaaattttttatctacaTATTATGCTTTTGAAGCttgtttaattaaacatattagttatttgacaaacttttcactaatattttgtatacttatgtgttttattttgttcCAAAGTTTTATTGCATAATACTTATGTATATTATTTCACAAACTTTTTACAACTATTTTGTGTACTAATGCATATTAAGTTTTGTTCTTGCCTATATAAGCTacatttaattattgaaatatatCCAATATTATGTTGAAGAAAGATGTACGTacttacttaaatttttttgttctcacTATTAACAAGTTTTGCAGTTCTCTTGTATAGGatatatattccattattttaattgaaatggaaaatcgaGATTGGATGTCAAAAGATAGAAGGTCGGTTGAGTATGATGAAGGAGTTGAAAACTTTATCAATTTTGCATTAGCACATTCAACCAACCATACCTCTATAAAATGCCCATGCTTACGTTGTGGAAATATGTTATGTCAAACTCCTCAAGTCATTAGAGAGCATTTATTCTTTAATGGAATAGATCTCAATTATCGAGtatggtattggcatggagaaAAGGGTCCCAGTGGAGCATTTTCAAATGTCCCACAACAACGTTATGACAAATGCGAGTATAATGATGTTGCTGACACAATAGATATGGTCAATGCTGCACAAGTTAATTGTATGAATGATCCCCAAGTGTTTGGAAGGTTACTTGAAGATGCAGAAAAACCTTTATATCCTGGATGCATGAAATACACAAAGTTGTCTGCATTGGTAAAACTTTACAACTTAAAAGCACGTTATGGTTGGTCTGACAAAGGATTCTCagaattgcttcagttgctTGGAGATATGTTGCCATTGAATAATGAGATGTCGTTGTCCATGTATGAAGCTAAAAAGAC
Proteins encoded in this region:
- the LOC109122743 gene encoding receptor-like protein EIX2, which produces MDCLEVEKEALLKFKQGLTDPSGRLSSWVGEDCCKRRGVSCYNRTGCVIKLKLGNPFPNSLEGDGTVSELGGEINPSLLNLKYLNYLDLSMNNFEGMEIPKFIRSLGKLRYLNLSGASFDGIIPKNIANLSNLRYLDLNTYFIETNKNSLEWLSGLSSLKYLNLGGIDLSKAAAYWLQTVNTLHSLLELHMPNC